The proteins below come from a single Oryzomicrobium terrae genomic window:
- a CDS encoding flagellin, whose product MPQIINTNIPSLNAQRNLNTSQSSLSTSLQRLSSGLRINSAKDDAAGLAISERMTSQIRGQDQARRNANDGISLSQTAEGALQSAGDILQRIRELAVQSSNATNSASDRQALNAEVGQLTSELDRIAKTTEFNGQKLLDGTFGTATFQVGANAGQTIQATTANFSTNQYGNYRIGAVAATATNPKGDLTMGSTPGTAISAAKTAVAYVAGTAPSSAIVGDTLTVNGSIGSQAIAITAGDSAKTVATNINKQTGNTGVTATAKTEIDLSAFTAGSSYKLDVFSDNTTAVTVSFTVGAGVNSDGLSAAVNAFNDVSSKTGITARINDTGNGITLLNSTGESIAIGNASSGSSINVGTQTVAAGNGTSVAGQLTLDSDKSFSVESSVAAGPTTYFTGTVASSQLQKVSDLDVSSVDAAQRTLAIVDAALSTANGQRAKFGALQARFENTIANLQVSSENLSASRSRIRDADFAAETANLTRGQILQQAGTAMLAQANQLPQNVLKLLG is encoded by the coding sequence ATGCCGCAAATCATCAACACCAATATTCCGTCGCTCAATGCGCAACGGAACCTGAATACGTCCCAGAGCTCCCTGTCGACCTCGCTGCAGCGTCTGTCGTCGGGTCTGCGCATCAACAGCGCCAAAGACGACGCCGCCGGCCTTGCGATTTCCGAGCGGATGACGTCCCAGATTCGTGGCCAGGACCAGGCCCGGCGCAACGCCAACGACGGCATCTCGCTCTCCCAAACGGCCGAGGGCGCCCTCCAGTCCGCTGGCGACATCCTGCAGCGGATCCGCGAATTGGCGGTGCAATCGTCCAACGCCACCAACTCCGCCTCTGACCGCCAAGCGCTCAATGCCGAAGTCGGTCAGCTCACATCCGAACTCGACCGGATCGCCAAGACCACTGAATTCAACGGTCAGAAGCTGCTGGACGGCACCTTTGGCACCGCGACCTTCCAGGTCGGCGCCAACGCCGGCCAGACCATCCAGGCGACCACGGCAAACTTTTCCACCAATCAATACGGCAATTACCGGATCGGCGCCGTCGCCGCTACGGCGACCAACCCCAAGGGCGACCTGACCATGGGGTCGACCCCGGGTACTGCAATCTCTGCCGCCAAGACGGCTGTTGCCTATGTTGCCGGGACGGCTCCGAGCAGCGCAATTGTGGGTGACACCCTAACGGTCAATGGCTCTATTGGCAGCCAGGCGATTGCCATCACGGCCGGCGACAGTGCTAAAACCGTCGCCACCAACATCAACAAGCAAACCGGCAATACCGGTGTAACGGCGACGGCGAAAACCGAGATTGATCTGAGTGCATTTACCGCCGGCTCGTCGTACAAGCTGGATGTGTTCTCCGACAACACCACCGCCGTCACGGTGTCTTTCACTGTTGGCGCGGGCGTCAACTCGGACGGTCTATCCGCAGCAGTCAACGCCTTCAACGACGTCTCGTCAAAAACTGGCATCACGGCGCGAATCAACGACACCGGCAACGGCATCACCCTGCTCAACTCCACTGGAGAAAGCATTGCCATCGGCAACGCCTCGTCCGGGTCCTCCATCAACGTGGGCACCCAAACCGTGGCGGCAGGCAATGGCACTTCGGTTGCAGGCCAACTCACCCTGGACTCGGACAAGAGCTTCAGCGTCGAATCTAGTGTTGCCGCCGGCCCAACCACCTACTTCACTGGCACGGTCGCATCCAGCCAACTGCAGAAGGTGAGTGATTTGGACGTAAGTTCGGTGGATGCCGCACAGCGAACTCTAGCGATCGTCGATGCAGCCTTATCTACCGCCAACGGACAACGCGCCAAGTTCGGTGCCTTGCAAGCACGCTTCGAGAACACCATCGCAAACCTGCAGGTATCCTCGGAAAACCTGAGCGCATCCCGCTCTCGTATCCGTGACGCAGACTTCGCCGCAGAAACGGCCAACCTGACCCGGGGCCAGATCCTGCAGCAAGCCGGTACCGCGATGCTGGCCCAAGCCAACCAGTTGCCGCAGAACGTTTTGAAACTTCTCGGCTAA